AACACTGTTGCTTAAAAAAGCCTCCCGAAAATATATCCGGAAGGCCTCCCTTAAACTAAATACTTATATTAAAACACTTCTTAAATAGCCTGTGCCAAAGGAAAATCAATAGGAATCTGCGTATTGGCAAATACATAATTGGTAAAGCTTCTCAACGCCACCAAAGCAGTCAGCTCAACCAAAGCTTTTTCGTCGTATCCTTCGTTGAAGAAATTTTCTAAAGCTCCGTTTCCAGCATTTCCTTTATGGCTAGCAATTGATTTTGCCAACTTAATCACAGCGTCTAATTTTGTCTCTGAAAAACTTCCTTTTCTGATTTCCAGTGTATTTTCTTCTGTAAAGCCTCTCATTTTCGCCAAAGTTGTGTGTGCTGCCAAACAATAATCACATTCGTTGACTTGTGAAACGATAAGATTGATGGCTTCTCTTTCTTTTGCCGTAAACGATGAATCGTGCGCCAAAGAAGCTTCCGTTTCCAACATCGATTTTAAGGCGGATGACGAATAACCGATGGTTGCATACAAATTGGGAATTTTCCCCATTTTTTTCTCTACAGATTCTAAAATAGTCTGTGTACCAAAACTTAGCTGTTCTTTTTCGGGTACTGAAATTGTTTTCATTTTATGATTTTTAATGTTATTTTTTATAATTTATTTTTCAAATTTTACATCTAGAATATCGATGGAAACCAATACAAAATCTTTATTGTAAGAGCTGTCTTCATCATTCAGAACATAAATATTTCTTTTAGTTCC
The sequence above is a segment of the Chryseobacterium sp. MYb264 genome. Coding sequences within it:
- a CDS encoding carboxymuconolactone decarboxylase family protein, translating into MKTISVPEKEQLSFGTQTILESVEKKMGKIPNLYATIGYSSSALKSMLETEASLAHDSSFTAKEREAINLIVSQVNECDYCLAAHTTLAKMRGFTEENTLEIRKGSFSETKLDAVIKLAKSIASHKGNAGNGALENFFNEGYDEKALVELTALVALRSFTNYVFANTQIPIDFPLAQAI